Proteins encoded in a region of the Lycorma delicatula isolate Av1 chromosome 6, ASM4794821v1, whole genome shotgun sequence genome:
- the LOC142326811 gene encoding uncharacterized protein LOC142326811 — MVSPVVIHAINNNVIRLRWDLSDSEEMYLLSTLLRYQKNILNCLKEEGRRFDGNIKWYVAANVELMKRTHLEDGVETTFINLYLHGKTRTVINLDDNTNVVEESWIESVEKIIETLTKFINNGSGWVMNKIIYIDLNIIRYRPLYGASSTFIKTPKKLVKREAIVNVKNPHDEKCFLWSVLAYLHDQPGRNYRQSWYARFEHEINMNGISYPVKVKDIDRFEVLNPTISINVYGYEEDNDRVYPVRVTENRDRTHCIHLLLLAGETRDKFHYCLINTKPGKNGLSRLLSGLTKHEGSSQYCPYCLHRFSSSDPHVATQNLNQHLIECKRHGAQRIRVPDPAKEKECVMKFRDYSSTLRVPYTVYADFESFVHPMDTATPKPNTSFTDKVAHHLPSGYAYVIVDEEGEICEGPVVYRARTDAENIVEKMLDELLGHADRLHKIMITEKPMVMTPEDTETFQRATECFLCHCELNDDRVRHHSHTTGRFLGACHNECNLNCKRTEHIPVFFHNLRGYDSHHIVQALGNYKDDVKINCIANTSERLQSLSVGPLRFLDSLQFLSSSLEKLVENLVKDCQDKDTVFKRLTNCYPLPEKRDCLIRKGVYPYEYMTHINKFFETQLPPQTAFYSTLRRENITDDDYVHAQNVWESFDCNTLGDYHDLYLLSDVLLLADVFENFRSTSMQYYGLDPCHFYSTPHFTWNAMLKFTRQKLELLTDIDMHLFVEKGTRGGVAMISNRYAKANNPNIPDQYDPSEPTSWVQYYDCNNLYGTAMVEPLPHANFRWLSTEEIDNLDINSVCDRGEKGYILEVDLEYPQELHDRHKDYPLAPERLVPTDDMLSPYLKDIKRCPVKKLMTTLYDKQKYVLHYRNLKLYTRLGLKMKNIHRVLEFSQSPWLKPYIDFNTEKRAQARNSFEKDFFKLMNNAVYGKSLENVRNRIDFQLVTNERKLDKVIAKPRVKAWYIYNKDVVGVSLKKTEIFLNRPIYIGFTVLDISKMIMYEFHYDYMVEKYGHNINLLMTDTDSLMYHIVTDNVYNDILHDIDRFDTSDYPRDHACFSNTNKKKLGKFKDEMNGKAIREFVGLRAKMYSILEFDKKEKNVAKGIPRVSIAKDLRHDLYKKSLFNDSVTYTSAYGIISTLHNIFSINKSKKSLSPYDDKRYILENKINTVPYGHYSINKKKRKLPPNNNDNTPQKRPRTVNEVLIAHGHDYCRPRTVNETLIAHDHDYC; from the exons atggtatcaccggtagttatccacgcaataaataacaacgtcatccgtcttcgatgggacctgtctgactctgaggagatgtatctcctttcaactcttctacggtatcagaagaacatcctgaactgtttgaaggaagaaggcagacgctttgatggcaacataaaatg gtacgttgcagcaaatgttgaattgatgaagcggacacatctggaagacggagtagaaacaacattcatcaatttgtacttgcatggaaaaactagaacggtgataaatttggacgataacaccaacgttgttgaagaatcatggatagaatcagtggagaaaattatagagacactaaccaaattcatcaacaacggcagcggatgggtaatgaataaaataatttatattgatttaaatattatccgttaccgtccgttatatggcgcctctagcacatttataaaaacaccaaaaaaacttgtaaaaagagaggcaatagttaatgtaaaaaatccgcatgatgaaaaatgtttcctatggtccgtactagcatacctgCATGACCAACCAGGTCGTAACTATCGTCAGAGTTGGTATGCACgctttgaacatgaaattaacatgaacgggatatcatatccagtaaaggtaaaagacattgatcgcttcgaggtgttgaaccccacaataagcatcaatgtctacggctatgaggaagataacgatcgcgtgtacccggtgcgtgttaccgaaaaccgcgatcgtacccactgcatacacctattgctgcttgcaggggagacgagagataaatttcactactgtcttataaataccaaaccaggtaaaaatgggctatctcgtctcctttcaggtcttacaaaacatgaaggtagcagccaatattgcccttactgtttgcaccgtttcagttcatcagacccacatgtcgctacacaaaacctaaaccaacatttgatcgagtgtaagcgacacggtgcacaaaggataagagtacccgatcccgctaaagaaaaggaatgcgtgatgaagttcagggactactcgtccacactacgcgttccgtatacagtgtatgcagactttgaatcatttgtacatccgatggacactgccacccctaaacccaacactagttttaccgataaggtagcccatcatcttccgtccggttacgcctatgtaatcgtcgacgaggaaggggagatttgtgaaggtcctgtagtctaccgagcgagaaccgatgctgaaaatatcgttgaaaagatgctggatgaattgctcggtcacgccgatagattgcacaaaattatgatcaccgaaaaaccgatggtgatgactcccgaagacactgaaacatttcaaagggctaccgagtgttttctttgtcattgtgagttgaacgacgatcgtgtacgtcatcactcgcataccacaggacggtttctcggtgcatgtcataacgagtgcaatttaaattgtaagcgcaccgagcatattccagtattttttcataacctccgcggttacgatagtcatcatatagttcaagctcTGGGAAACtataaggacgatgtaaaaataaactgtatcgccaacacatccgagcgattacagtcactgtctgtcggtccgttgaggttcttggactctttacaatttctttcgtcatcgctcgaaaaacttgtggaaaatcttgtaaaagattgtcaggacaaagacaccgtatttaaacgtctcacaaactgttacccgctacccgagaaaagagattgtttaatccgtaaaggcgtttacccgtacgagtacatgacccatataaacaagtttttcgaaacccaacttcctCCGCAGACGGCATTttacagtacgctaagaagagagaacataacggacgatgattacgtccacgctcaaaacgtgtgggaatcgtttgactgcaatacgttaggcgattaccacgatctttatcttcttagcgacgtattattgttggcagacgtctttgaaaatttccgaagtacgtctatgcaatattacggtttggacccctgtcacttttactccaccccccatttcacgtggaatgccatgttaaaatttacccgacaaaaattggaactgttgaccgacatagatatgcatctgtttgtcgaaaaaggAACACGaggtggtgtagccatgatttcaaacaggtacgccaaggcgaacaatcccaACATTCCCgatcagtatgacccatccgaacccacatcctgggttcaatattacgattgcaacaacctttacgggacagccatggttgagcccttgccacacgctaattttaggtggttgagtactgaagagattgacaatctcgatattaacagcgtttGCGATCGTGGTGAAAAGGGCTACATCTTAGAAGTAgatcttgagtatccacaagaattgcacgatcgtcacaaggattaccctcttgcaccagaacgattagtaccaaccgatgatatgctgtccccctatttgaaggacataaagagatgtcccgtaaaaaaattaatgactacattgtacgacaaacaaaaatacgttttacattacagaaacctaaagttgtacactcgactaggactgaaaatgaaaaacattcacagagttctggaattctcccagtcgccttggttgaaaccgtacatcgacttcaatactgaaaagcgtgcacaagcacgaaacagttttgaaaaggacttttttaagttgatgaacaacgcggtgtacggtaagtccttagaaaacgtacgaaacagaatagacttccaactggtcactaacgaacgtaaattggataaggtgattgcaaaaccgagagttaaggcttggtacatctataacaaggatgtcgttggggtaagtctaaagaaaacggagatattccttaatcgtccgatctacatcggatttaccgtattggacattagcaaaatgatcatgtacgaattccactatgactacatggtggaaaagtacggtcataatataaatcttctaatgaccgatacggacagtctgatgtatcatatcgtgaccgataacgtttacaacgatattcttcacgatatcgatcggttcgatacttcagattaccctcgcgatcacgcatgttttagtaataccaataagaaaaaacttggtaaattcaaagacgaaatgaatggaaaagctattcgtgaatttgtcggacttcgtgctaagatgtatagcattctcgaattcgacaagaaagagaagaatgtagcaaagggtattcctagagtatccattgcaaaggatcttagacacgatctgtacaaaaaaagtctttttaatgattccgttacgtatacaagcgcgtacggaatcataagcactttgcacaatatattttccattaacaagtcaaagaaatcgctttcaccttacgacgataaacgttacatattagaaaataaaatcaacacagttccatacggacattacagtataaacaaaaagaaacgtaaGCTCCCACCCAACAATAACGACAACACTCCGCAAAAaagaccaagaaccgtaaacgaagtgctcatagcccacggtcatgactattgtagaccaagaaccgtaaacgaaaccCTAATAGCCCACGATcatgactattgttaa